The genomic segment AGTCCCGCGCAAGCGCCGGGACTATCCCCGTGCCATTGCAACCTGCACCCGGACGGTTAATAATGAAGGAGTACGGTCTTGAGCGCGCGACGCAGCGCGGGAAATGCCGTGCCATCACCGCCCGGGAGGCATTGCCAGATGAAGCATTATCGAGCCTTGGTAGCCAGATTAAGCGGAGAAGAAATTCTCGCTTCAGTCGAGCAATTGGAGCTGCCGTCTCTGAGGGACGGCGAAGTTCGCATTCAGGTCGCGTACTCTAGCGTGAACTATAAGGACGCCCTGGCGGTCAGTCCTCGCGGCAATGTCGTCAAAAGGTATCCGCACGTGCCCGGTATCGACCTCGCCGGCACGGTCACCGCTTCGAAGGACGCGCGCTTCAGCGAGGGAGACGCGGTGCTCGTCACCGGCTACGGCCTCGGCGTATCCGCGGACGGCGGCTATGCCGAGCTTGCGCAGGTGCCCGGCGACTGGATCGTCCCCCTGCCCGCCGGCCTCACGGCGCGGGAGGCGATGGCCTTCGGCACGGCGGGCTTTACGGCGGCGCTATCTGTGCTGCGCCTGGAGGAGGCCGGCCTCGCGCCCGGACAAGGCCCCGTCCTGGTGACGGGCGCCACCGGCGGCGTCGGCAGCGTCGCGGTGGCGATGCTGGCCGGCCTCGGTTACGAGGTGGCGGCCAGCTCTCGCAAGGCCGACGCCGAGGCGCAAGCCTTCCTGCGGGAGCTCGGCGCGAGCGAGCTGTTGCCGCCGGATGCGCTGCGCATGCCGGAAGGCAAGGCGATCGCGCGCGAACGCTGGGCCGGCGTCGTCGATCCGGTCGGCGGCCCGGCGCTGCGGGACGTGCTGGGCGCGGTCCGCTACGGCGGCGGCGTCGCGTTGAGCGGATTCACGGGCGGTGCGGACTTCGCCGCGAACATCTATCCGTTCATCCTGCGCGGCGTGAAGCTTCTCGGCATCGACTCGGTGCTCTGCCCGATGCCGGAACGGCTGCGCGCGTGGGAACGGATGGCCGGCGATCTGAAGCCCGCCGGCCTGTCGGACGGGATCGCGCGCGAGGTGGCGCTCGAAGAGCTGCCCGGCGCGCTTCGCGCCATCCTGCGCGGCGAAATGCGCGGCCGCGTGATCGCGAGGCTGTAACCGAACCGCATGAAGAACCAGTAAAAAGCCGAGCGCGGGGTAGACCCGTGCCCGGCTTTTTTTATAGGATGAAGTCGAACATCTTAACGTTCGTCCGCGAACTTGAAGCTCCGCGCCAAATAGATGACCGGCGTCGATGCGGCGGAGATGACGAACTTGAGCACGTAGGTCGTGATGGCGATCTCCCACCAGACGTCCCAGGGGTACAAGCCGATAAAGGCGATCGAGCTGAAAATAAGCGTATCGACGAGCTGGCTGATCCCCGTACTGCCGTTGTTGCGGATCCACAGCTGGGAGCGGCTCGGATAAGCGACCTTGAGGCGGCTGAAAATGCGAACGTCCAGGAACTGGCTGACGAAGTATGCGCACAGGCTGCCGAGCACGATGCGCGGCGTGATGCCGAAAATGGTGTGCAGCGCTTCCTGGCTGAAGTCGTCGGCGCCGGGCTTGAAGTGAAGCACCATCTGCATGATGACAAGCGACATGATCATCGTGAAAAAGCCGAACCAAACCGCCTTCCGCGCTTCCTTTTCCCCGTACTTCTCGTTCAGCAGGTCGGTCGTGAGGTAGATCGTGGCGTAAATGGTGTTGCCGAGCGTCATGACGATGCCGAATATCTCGATCGTCTTGACGACCTGGATGTTGGCCAGCAGCGTCGCCGCGCCGATCCAGGTGTACAGCCCGTTTTTGCCGAACAGGCGATAGCAGACGAGGAACAACGCGAAATTGACCGCGACGAATCCCACGCCCCAGAGCAGGTTAAACATATTGGACTTCCTCCTAGTTTTGATGACGCGGGAGGTCTCGAACCGCGGCTCCGTATCCCGGAGCAATGCCTACCATTATAGCATAGCGTTCCGTGCGCCCAGCAAGAAAAACCTGCAGGGAAGATTACGGACGGCGAAGGGCTCATCCTCATCAACGTTCCAATCGATCGGCTTATATGTCGCCTGCATCGTACTTTTGCCGTAATGCCTGCAAAAATACATCTATTTCCGCCCACGTTTACCCTTTTGGATAGTAAAGATGCAACGGTGCATGTATTTTCTACGATCGGCCCGAATTCGGGCTTGTGCTTTGAACATACCTGCGCATTTGCAGGTATTTCTTGACGTGCCGTTGGTCGGCAGAAAATGCATGTACAAATGCAGGTTTTTCGAATCGCCAACGATCCGAAAAGCTCCGTCACGTAAAAAGCACGCCTACGCGTCTACAAACCGCCGCCGTCCGAGTCAGGAAGTAAAAAATCCGGCTCTCTCGGCTGCCTGAGGACAGCCGGAAGAACCGGATGAACGAACGTGCGCTGAAGTCCTACTCGCTAGGCTCCAGCGGCGGAAGGGCAAGCGTCGAATATTCCGCGACGTTGGATCTTCCCTTGTTATAGCCGTCACCGACGACGAGACGGAACTTATAATTCAAGCCCGGCGTCAAACCGCTCAGCGTGACGTGGTCGGCGCCGCGATCGATGTCTCCTACATAGAACGTAAAGTCATCTTTATACGTTACCCCATCCTGGTACTCGATGAAA from the Cohnella hashimotonis genome contains:
- a CDS encoding queuosine precursor transporter — protein: MFNLLWGVGFVAVNFALFLVCYRLFGKNGLYTWIGAATLLANIQVVKTIEIFGIVMTLGNTIYATIYLTTDLLNEKYGEKEARKAVWFGFFTMIMSLVIMQMVLHFKPGADDFSQEALHTIFGITPRIVLGSLCAYFVSQFLDVRIFSRLKVAYPSRSQLWIRNNGSTGISQLVDTLIFSSIAFIGLYPWDVWWEIAITTYVLKFVISAASTPVIYLARSFKFADER
- a CDS encoding oxidoreductase, which translates into the protein MKHYRALVARLSGEEILASVEQLELPSLRDGEVRIQVAYSSVNYKDALAVSPRGNVVKRYPHVPGIDLAGTVTASKDARFSEGDAVLVTGYGLGVSADGGYAELAQVPGDWIVPLPAGLTAREAMAFGTAGFTAALSVLRLEEAGLAPGQGPVLVTGATGGVGSVAVAMLAGLGYEVAASSRKADAEAQAFLRELGASELLPPDALRMPEGKAIARERWAGVVDPVGGPALRDVLGAVRYGGGVALSGFTGGADFAANIYPFILRGVKLLGIDSVLCPMPERLRAWERMAGDLKPAGLSDGIAREVALEELPGALRAILRGEMRGRVIARL